The Apium graveolens cultivar Ventura chromosome 6, ASM990537v1, whole genome shotgun sequence genome contains a region encoding:
- the LOC141668814 gene encoding putative sulfate transporter 3.4 has protein sequence MVGNSNRVEHYGGNERSTNITIFSSELEYMDAMSQPPPPEVHKVCLPPSKTTFEKLLHRLSEILFPDAPLDRFKNQTWFRKFILGLQFFFPIFVWAPNYNLKLLQSDVISGLTIASLAIPQGISYAKLANLPPIVGLYSSFVPPLIYSVLGSSRHLAVGPVSIASLVMGTMLGEEISYTDQPILYLQLAFTATFFAGVFQSALGLLRLGFVIDFLSKATLVGFMAGAAIIVSLQQLKGLLGIIHFTNKMQIVPVLTSVFQRTDEWSWQTIVLGATFLLLLLTARKVSMRNKKLFWVSAAAPLTSVILSTLIVFCLKSKLPMVKTIGHLPKGLNPPSSNMLYFQGAYLGLALKTGIVTGILSLTEGIAVGRTFASLKNYQVDGNQEMMAIGFMNMAGSCSSCYVTTGSFSRSAVNYNAGAQTVVSNIILSTTVLITLLFLMPLFHYTPNVILGAIIITAVIGLIDYEAALKLWKVDKIDFFTCLCSFFGVLFISVPLGLAIAVGVSVFKILLHVTRPNTATLGNIPGTHIYQSLRRYRESQRVPSFLIVAIEAPMYFANSTYLQERMLRWIREEEEWISANNESTLKCVILDMTAVTAVDTSGVDTICEVRKMLEKRSLQFVLANPAGNVMEKLHNSNVLDSFGVNGLYLSVNEAVSDISSSWKSQPLP, from the exons ATGGTTGGGAATTCAAATAGAGTAGAGCATTATGGAGGGAATGAGAGAAGCACAAACATTACTATTTTTTCATCAGAACTGGAGTACATGGATGCAATGTCACAGCCACCACCACCAGAAGTTCATAAAGTTTGTTTGCCACCTTCTAAAACCACTTTTGAGAAACTCCTTCATCGTCTCTCTGAGATTTTATTCCCTGATGCACCACTTGATAGGTTCAAGAACCAGACTTGGTTTCGAAAATTTATCCTAGGCCTTCAGTTTTTCTTCCCTATTTTTGTTTGGGCTCCTAACTATAATCTTAAGCTACTTCAATCCGACGTTATTTCTGGTCTTACTATTGCCAGCCTTGCTATCCCTCAG GGTATTAGCTATGCAAAACTTGCAAATTTGCCACCTATTGTTGGTCTTT ATTCAAGTTTTGTGCCACCATTGATATATTCTGTTCTTGGGAGTTCTAGACATTTAGCCGTAGGTCCAGTTTCGATAGCATCTTTAGTGATGGGAACCATGCTTGGTGAGGAGATTTCCTATACTGATCAGCCAATTCTTTACCTTCAACTGGCTTTTACTGCAACTTTCTTCGCGGGAGTGTTTCAATCTGCTCTTGGTCTGCTAAG GTTAGGATTTGTAATTGATTTTCTATCAAAGGCAACTCTTGTTGGATTCATGGCTGGTGCAGCAATCATAGTATCACTGCAACAACTTAAAGGGCTTCTCGGAATAATTCATTTCACAAATAAGATGCAAATTGTTCCTGTACTGACCTCTGTTTTTCAACGAACAGACGAG TGGTCTTGGCAAACCATTGTTCTGGGGGCTACTTTCCTGCTCTTATTACTAACAGCAAGAAAAGTG AGCATGAGAAATAAAAAGCTTTTCTGGGTCTCCGCAGCTGCCCCATTAACATCTGTTATTCTCTCAACCCTAATAGTCTTCTGTCTCAAATCAAAGCTTCCTATGGTTAAAACT ATTGGACACTTGCCCAAGGGTTTGAATCCACCATCTTCAAACATGCTATACTTTCAAGGCGCTTATCTAGGACTTGCTTTGAAAACTGGCATTGTAACAGGAATTTTATCTCTCACG GAAGGAATTGCTGTTGGACGAACATTTGCTTCATTAAAAAACTACCAGGTTGATGGTAACCAAGAAATGATGGCTATTGGTTTCATGAACATGGCTGGCTCTTGCTCTTCGTGTTATGTTACTACAG GATCATTTTCTCGGTCTGCTGTAAATTACAATGCTGGAGCACAAACAGTAGTTTCAAATATAATACTGTCGACAACGGTGCTAATCACTTTGTTGTTTCTGATGCCACTGTTTCATTATACTCCCAATGTCATCTTGGGAGCTATTATCATAACTGCTGTGATCGGGCTGATAGACTATGAGGCTGCATTAAAATTGTGGAAAGTCGACAAAATTGATTTCTTCACTTGCTTATGTTCCTTCTTTGGTGTTTTGTTCATCTCAGTTCCTCTTGGTCTTGCTATTGCA GTTGGAGTTTCGGTTTTCAAAATCCTGTTGCATGTCACTAGGCCAAACACTGCTACCTTGGGAAACATTCCAGGCACCCACATCTACCAGAGTCTCCGTAGATACAGAGAATCCCAGAGAGTTCCTTCTTTTCTCATAGTTGCTATCGAGGCTCCAATGTACTTTGCAAATTCCACTTATCTACAAGAAAG GATGCTAAGATGGATCAGAGAAGAGGAAGAGTGGATAAGTGCAAACAATGAAAGCACATTAAAGTGTGTTATTCTGGATATGACTG CTGTAACAGCTGTAGACACAAGCGGCGTTGACACCATTTGTGAAGTCAGAAAGATGCTAGAGAAACGATCACTTCAG TTTGTATTGGCAAATCCAGCCGGTAATGTGATGGAAAAGCTGCACAACTCTAATGTTTTAGATTCATTTGGGGTAAATGGTCTCTATTTGTCTGTCAATGAAGCTGTGAGTGACATCTCATCGTCATGGAAGTCTCAACCATTACCCTAA